The Patescibacteria group bacterium DNA window TGGTTTATTACCGTTTGTCGGCTCTTTGGGATTCCACGAAGAAATTCATGGGAAGGAAATTTTTGTGCCCCTTTTGCGCGCGGCGACTTCAGATCTAAACACAACGTTAGCTTTGGCTTTAATTTCTTTAACGGCCATCCAATATTATGGTGTTAAGCATCTTCATTTGTCTTATTTTAAAAAATTCTTTGATTTAGGCAGTCCGATTAAATTTTTCCTCAGTCTTTTAGAGTTGATTTCCGAGTTTTCGAAAATTCTTTCGTTCTCTTTCCGACTTTTCGGCAATATTTTTGCCGGGGAAGTTTTACTGATGGTTATTGCCTTTTTATTACCCTTTATTGGACCCTTGCCGTTTTTCGGTTTAGAATTATTTGTCGGTTTTGTTCAGGCTCTTGTTTTCGGGATGCTAACTTTGGTATTCTTAAACGTGGCAACCATAGGTCACGAAGAACATTAATGAAAAAAAGGAGGTGAATATGGATCTGAAAGTTTTAGCCGCCGCTTTAGCGATTGGTTTGGGAGCGATTGGTCCTGGTATCGGTATCGGTATTTTGGCCGGTAAGGCCATGGAGGCGATCGGCCGCAATCCGG harbors:
- the atpE gene encoding ATP synthase F0 subunit C; the protein is MDLKVLAAALAIGLGAIGPGIGIGILAGKAMEAIGRNPEATPKIQANMILGIAFAEAIAIYALVIALIIKFV
- the atpB gene encoding F0F1 ATP synthase subunit A, translated to MNISLAAEPVFYFLGLKITNSLLATWMVMGLLIGLAYFLGKKIKTIPKGFQNLFEMIFEAFLGLTESVAGNKSRLFFPLTFTLFLFILISNWFGLLPFVGSLGFHEEIHGKEIFVPLLRAATSDLNTTLALALISLTAIQYYGVKHLHLSYFKKFFDLGSPIKFFLSLLELISEFSKILSFSFRLFGNIFAGEVLLMVIAFLLPFIGPLPFFGLELFVGFVQALVFGMLTLVFLNVATIGHEEH